AATATTAAAAACATTGATAATGAGCCTGAGAATGGCTATGTGCATGCATTAATCAATGACATCAAAGTTTACTTTCTCTCTGGTGTGATTAAATATCAGAATTTTATGTTCAGAAAAGTCAGCGATAATACCTGGCATCTGGCTTCGGGTTTATCGCATGAAGTCATTTTACAGCATGTGATTGAGGGCGCCCTTAAAACCATTCCGCACAGTGATGCGGCAATCTTTCGTATTTATGATCAAGAAAAGAACCTGTTGATTCCGGTTGCGATGCTGGGGTTTGAGAACAATTATTATGAATACGCCGTTACACCACAACAGTCCATTTCCGGCAAAGCTTTTGAAAGCCGATCATCCATTTTAGTTAATTCCAGAGAAGAAATATTAAATAGTTTTACGGAGCACTCAACGGTTCGTGAAAGCATCATGAAGAACAACCCGATCGCCAATGCCCTGTTATGTGTCCCGGTGTTAGATCAACAAACCTGTTATGGCACATTGACGATATTATCCCTGAAACGGCATTCAGTATTTAACTCACTGGCAGTTTCTTTACTGGAAACCTTCGCCTCTCAGGTGGCATTAGCCTGGCGTAATGCCCGTTTGTACGACGAAAAAGCCGCCAGTCTGCGTGAAGTGGAAATGCTCAAATCACAACTCGAAAAACAAAACAGGTTATTGAAGGTGAGCGTGGACCTCCATGCTGACATGATCAACTTATCGACAAAATTCAATAGATTAGATGAATTCATCGAACAGCTTTCCGCTCGGGTGAACTCAGCCATGAGCTATATCGATATCCTGGGTCACCGTTATTTCAACGCCAGAAGCCAGCACTATAGCTGGGATACGCTATCTCAGCTCCATAAAGCGCATGACAACACCAGTAACGTGATAACCGAGGGTGAATGTCTTATTTACCCGCTGATTAATGATGACTTTCTGGTGGGTTTTATCATTATTAATGGCTACGACATTGATGAATTGAATGCTGTGATCGCAGCCCGCATTCGTGACTTCGTCGTGATGGAGATCATGAAGCGAACCAGTGCCGTTATTATCACTCACAAAAAGATCGCATTTATTTTTCAGGAGATCATCCGCTATGGATTATCGGCCAGACATGAACGCAGCCTGCTGGATAACGGTTTTCATTTTAAAAACTGGATAATGTGCATCAGATTATCGCCATTTAATACCGAATTGAATGACCTGGCCTTTATCACGATCAAGAACCATCTGGTCGGCAAGACAGGGCTTAATCATTCAGCCTTCTATGTTGAAAATAATGAAGTGGTGATATTTCATGCAGAAAATACAAATGGAAAACTGAACATACTGGAAGAAAAAATACGTGAAGATCACTATCTTCAGCACAATTTCCAGGTGGGATTAAGCCCCATCACGACCAAAGAAAATATCGTGATAAGTCATCAGCAGGCAGGAACCGCTCTTGATGTACTCAAAACCCGGCAGCGACCCGGCATTCTGAATTTCAGCAACACCGGCATTGAAAGATTATTCACCAAACATAACAGTGAAGAGCTCAAAACATTTATTAGCGATATCCTTTCTCCGGTACTGGACACCGGCGATAAAGGAGCCGTTTTAATTGCGACTTTGCAGTCATATCTGAAAAACAGCCAGTCAACGGTGCTGACAGCGAAGGAGCTGAATATCCATATTAATACGCTCTACCAACGGCTGCGGAAATTTGAAACGCTCACCAATCTGAGCCTGACTAATCCAGATGATTTTCTTATGATAAGCCTGTCATGTCATATGAACCGGATTTATTCCTGATGTGTACAGATGGCCAGGTTAATGGCCATCTGCCAGCACATGACTTACCAGCCGGCATAAGCCTTGATTTCGGCATCCGTCACCTGCGGAGCTTTGCGAATTGCCAGTGCCAGCTTCTCAATGGCGTAATCCATTTCCTCAGTGGTAATAATCAGCGGTGGCGTAATTTCCAGCACATTGCCGCCGACGTAATACACCACCAGCCCTTCTTTCCAGGCCTGATATACCACTTTCTGCGCCAGGATGCGGTCCGGTCTTTGGCTGCCATCGGCCGCAACCAACTCCACGCCAATCGCCAGACCATGTCCACGCACATCGCCGATAACCGGGAGGCCCTTCGCCAGGTCACGCAGCATCTGCATAAAGTACTGCCCGGACTGGGCTGCGCGCTGCGGCAATTCCTCCGTTTCCAGCACATTCAGCACCGCACGCCCAACGGCAGTACAGATGGGATTGCCCGCTGTGGTTAACAAAGCATGGGCGGCGGGTCCGCCGAGGATTTCTTTGGGACCCACCGTGGCCGAGAGTGGCAAACCGCCACCCAGCACCTTCCCGAAGGTCACAATTTCCGGTGCAATGTTCTCATGCTGGAAGGCATGCAGCAGTCCGGGACGGCCCAGCCCCATTTTGACTTCATCGCAAATCAGCGGTACGCCCGCGTTAATACATAACTGGTGTAATCCGGCGAGAAAACCGGCCGGGGGCACTACCATGCCGCCATCGGATAAGATCGGTTCGACAATCACACAAGCGACATCCCCCTGCTCCAGCTGGGCCTGCACTTCGAGCAGACTGGCTTCCACGCTGGCCTTAACCGGGTCTTTGCCCGCAATATGCGGGCGGAAGGGATTGGGATAGGTCGCGAGGTAAAGATCGGGGTCGGCGGCGCTGCCTGCCGAAATATGTACTCCTGAAACCTTCATCGCCAGCCCAATGCCGCCATGATAGCCATGAGCAAAGGCCACCACTTTACGTTTGCCCGATGCCAGGCGGCAGGCGCGCAGCGCGACATCGTTGGCATCACTCCCGGCATGACCGAGGTAGACGCAGCGATCCCCCTTACCCGGGGTGATCGCCAGTAAATCTTCGGCCAGTCCGACGGAATCAGGATGCACCGCCGACAACCCTCCAGCTCCGGCCGGTGTCTGCGCCGCTTTCATCATCGCTTCGGTGATTTTCCGATGGCCGTGGCCCAGGCCACAGGCAGTCCAGGTCGCCGACAGATCGAGCAGTTTGCGTCCCCCCACTTCGGTTAACCAGCATCCTTCACCTGATGAAACGGTCAGCGGGAAAAAACGTAACTTCTCAATGCCAGCAATCGATTGCGCATCACGCTGATAAAGCGCTTCAGCTTCCGGCGGAAAAATAGCCTGACTCATACTGATTCCTTCTGTGCGATAGCGGTGGTGAGGGGTTCAGCCGGAGCGGAAAACTCTTCCGACAGCGACAAGCCAATATTTCGCACCAGACGCGGCGCGGAGATAATGATGATCAGTCCGGCAATGCACCAGTAGAACGCCACCAGCGCCGGGCTAAATAAATCTTCCTGTCCTACCACGTTGTAATAGAGGGAGACGACCATGATGACGATGCCCAGCACCGGCAATAACAGCTCCCATTTAGGGATGTTCTGACCCATGCGGGTGATGAAATTGATCACCCCTAACTCAATCATCAGATAGGTAATCATCAGACACACTGAGCCAATCACCGCAAAATAGAAGTAGGCATCAATCGCGCTGTTGCCGGTGCCCATCGAAGGTTTACCCGTCAGCCATGCAGCGACGTCCACCAGCAAACTCACCACTAACACTAACGTCAGCGCATTACGCGGTTGATGGGTTTTGGCAGAGACCTCAGCAAAACAACTGTGACCAAAGCCATCACGGGCCAGGGCGAACAACAGACGGCTGGAGGTGGCAGCGGCGGAGAGATTCGCGGCAAACGCCGACATCATGGCGGTGAACAACATGCACAGCGAAAATACCGTGCCGACATAGGTCTGCGACAGCGTACCCAGTGAGTTGGCAGAGTTTTTAAAGGCATTCAGCCCGGATTCACTGGTGCCGAAACCCAGGGTCTGCACATACATCATGCCGACAAATAAAATCCCGGTCAGCACGATGGAACCCAGCAACGCCAGCGGGATGTTACGTTGTGGGTTTTCTGTCTCCTCGCCCAGCGTGGCGCAGGCTTCAAAACCCGCCCAGGAGAGGAACGCCGCGACCACCGCCGCCATCACCGCCTGGAAACTCACACCATTCAGGCTAAACAGCGAAGCATGTTGTTCGGTGGTTGCTGGCTGATGGATGATGATAACCGCTGCCAGCACCAGCATCAGGACGATCCCTACCCCTTCAATCACCATCAGCACACGCGCCACGGTCTGCCCATCACGCGAGTTCAGAATCCAGCTAAAAATCACCCCGACCGCAGCGGTGACAATCCATGGAATCTCAATGTGCGAGGCGGGAAATAACGCCTGCAGGAACGCATTAGTGAACGCTCCTAGGGCCGCCAGGGTGGCAATCGAGAAGAACAGATAAGTTCCCATGATGGCAAAACCGGAAAAGAATCCTGCGCGCGGCCCGATGGTTTTGCCCACCAGACCATAGGCACTACCCGCATGGTTATAAAAGCGTGTCAGGCGGATAAAACCGTAGGCGATGAGCGCAATCCCCACCAGACCCAGCACGAATACGATAGGCAGTGCTTTCCCAACTGAATCAATTAATCCCTGCGCATTGCCGGACATGGCTAAGGTCGGTCCCACCATGCCCAGCGACAGGGCCAGTGCTTCCCAAAGCTTTAAATTTCGCTTTTTATTTGGTGCATTATTCATCTCTCTCACCCTCATACAACGTGATTGTTTAGCGAGTTGTTAATGGGTTTCCCCGGTGTTGGTCAGGCAAAAATGGTGCAAGGGGTCCGTTACACGGACCAGGCAAAGCGGAACTTCTCGGTGGTGGTTTTTAATGGCAGATGGCCATAACTGTCGTGTTCATGACGACGCACCGCAATCAAGGCGCCCAGCAGTTCCGGGCGGAACAACGCCTGAGCCAGCTCGCTCTGTTCCAGCCGGGTTAAGGCATCGGCCTGCGAGTAAATCAAACGTTTGATCTGTTTCTCGCTGCGCTGTTGTTCAGAGAAATCGGCGGGGGCGGATTGCGTAGCTTCGGGCAGCGGCATTGACTGGGTGTGACCTGCCAGCGCCATGCCAAGCACCGCGCCACAGGCGATGTAGGGATTTGCTGAAGGATCGATACACTTCACTTCAAGATGCGCGCCATAAGGATTCGCTGGATTCGCGGCGCAGTAACGAACGGCCGCCTCGCGATTTTCCAGTCCCCAGCAGGCATAAGCACCGGACCAGTGTCCCGGCTGAAGACGATCGGCAGACAGTACCGAAGGGGCCAGCAACGCCACCATTTCAGGCAGATAGTGGACAATCCCGGCAATTAAACTGCCCCCTTCCGCCGTGATGCCATACGCACCCTCTCCCCCGGCCAGTAACGGTTTGCCCTGACGGGTAAAGGAGAAATGCAGATGCGCGCCATTGCCAGCCCCACCTTCAAACGGCTTCGGCGAGAAACTGATCCTTAACTTATGCTTGCGCGCGATACGGCCCAGCAGAATGCGGGTCAGAACCAGCCGATCAATGGCGGTCACGGGATCTGCCGGAGCGAGGGATAATTCATACTGGGCAGTGCCGTATTCCGCATGAAACTGCTCAAGGCCGACACCGGCTTCGCCGAGTGAATTAACGATATCGTTAACCACGGCTTCCTTGTCCAGCAGTGCGCCCATGCCATAGGCATGCCAGTGACCAGCTGATGCATCGGACTCTTCCGGCAACAGATAAAACTCCAGCTCGCCCGCCGCGAGGGTCTCAATGCCTGCCGTCTGCAACGCCTCGACCTGGCTGCGCAGAAAATGACGTGAGCACCAGGCTGCGCGTTCGCCCTCTTGTTCAAAGACATCCACGGGTGCCCAGCAAAATCCATCCTTTAGCTTCACCAGCGCGGAAAGATCAGCGCGCAGGCGATCGTCACCCACCGCCGAAAATGCCGGTATCCAGGCGATGGCATTATCGGCGCAAAATAACGCCCAGGAAGGAGAAGCACCCACCCCAGACTGGCTGATGGTTTTCAGGCGAGTGGCCGGAATGGATTTGCCACGAATCACGCCAGCGGAATCCACCAGCGTGGCAAATAACGTGGCAACGCCACTCGCGATAAGACTTTCACATTGAGAATCAATGGATTGATTATTTTCTACTGCCGCTACTTTATCCATTACACCGAAAACTCCCGTCTGCTATTTACTGGTGACCGCGCTTGAGATTTTTTTATATATGTTACACAATCGACTTAAAATCAATATGTGTAATATATATTAAATTCGTATAGCTGAATCACGCCGGTTGTGGCACTGTCCTTGTGTCAATGCCGCGAACGGTGTGGTGAAGGAGAGCAGGTGTGCTGGCACAACAAATTAAAGACAGCATGGCGGAACTCAGCCCTGCTGAACGAAAAATAGCGCGGGCGATGCTGGCGGATTATCCCAGGGCGGGTTTAGGAACGGTGCAAACGCTGGCTGATCAGGCTGGCGTCAGTCTACCGTCGGTGGTGCGTTTTGCCCGGCGTATGGGGTTTGGCGGTTTTGTCGATTTTCAACAGGCATTAAGGGATGAAATTTCCGAGCAGGCCAAAGGGCCGTTGCAGCGCCTGGATAACTGGGTGACCAATGAAAGCCCTTCCGCACTGATCGAGGCTGCCATCAAATCGTCTGTGCTTGCCATCCAGTGTTCGCTGCGCGATATCCCCGAGTTTGAAATCACCGAGGCAACCCGCTTAATTGGTGCCAAAGAACATCATGTCATGCTGGGTGGCGGGCGCATCAGCCAGTCACTGGCGATGTATTTTGGCCGCAACCTGCAACAGGTCCGGCGTGGCGTGGATGTGCTTTCTGAAAATCATCACGACCGTATTCAGCAAATCATTGATGCCAGTAAAAATGATGTGTTCGTACTGTTTGATTTTCGTCGCTATCAACAGGATATGTATCAGCTGGCGCAGGAGATTGTGGCACGCGGTGCCACTCTGATCGCCGTTACGGACACGCAACTTTCACCCATTGCTTCTCTTGCCAAAGTGGTGCTGCCCATTCATGTCGAAACCCCATGGTTGTTTGATGGTTATTCGGCCGGGATTGTGCTGATCGACACGATTATCGCCGCCATCATGGAACATCAGGGCGATAAAACCGTGGAACGGCTGAAACAATGGGAGGCGCTAGGCCCCCTTTCATTGAATGCAAAATCTAAATGACTTTTCCAGATGAGGTAACGTTAGACGTGAGCGCACCACTGCTTTTTCCAGATGAACCCGCACCCTTTGTCATCGAGAATCGAACCGGTCATTCGCCTTTTCTGATCCTGTGCGATCATGGCGGGAAACGCATCCCCCGTCGCCTGGGTGATCTGGGCTTACCGCAATCGGAGATTGACCGACATATTGGCTGGGACATCGGGGTTCTGGCGGTCTCCCGCCACCTGAGCCAGTTGCTCAATGCCCCGCTGGTCCATCAGATTTATTCCCGTCTGGTGATTGATTGTAACCGCAACCCTGGGATTCCCAGCTCAATCCCGACGATTTCAGAAGCGACCCTGGTGCCCGGCAATATAACGCTGAGTCAGCACGATCGCGACCAGCGCCAGACGGAAATCTTTGCGCCTTATCATGCCGCGATTCGGGAGATACTGGCGGAACGTAAAGCGCTGGGCATCCCTACCTGTTTACTGGCGATGCACAGCTTCACTCCGGTGTTTCACGGCGAGCAACGTCCGTGGGAAATTGGCGTGCTATACCAGCACAAAGCCGACTATGCGCTGGCGATCCTCGAACAGCTGCAACAAAGCCAACGCTGGACGGTCGGCGATAACCAACCTTATTCGGTCTCCGACGAAACGGATTACGCCGTGCCGCAGCATGCAGTGAAGAACGATCTGCACTATGTCGAAATTGAATTGCGCCAGGACCTGATTAGCCAGCCAGCAGGACAACAGATGTGGGCTGAGGATTTGGCACCGATTTTCACTCAGTGCTGGGAAGACATTGTCAGCCAACAATTTAAAAAGGAAGCGTAATCGATGTTTAATCCAACCAGTCGCGACATTGCTATCGAGAAAGCATCCGCCACGCTGCTTTTTATTGATGTGCAAAACTACAATGCCCGGCGTGACGGCGGTGAATATGTGGGGATGTCTGCCGCGCAACAGAATGAACAGTTTGGTTATTTCTTCGACATCATCGAGCGCGAAACCCTCGGCAATATGCAAAAGATCCAGGCGGCCTGCCGTGCCGAAAAAATTGAAGTGATGTATACGGTGATCGAGAGCCTGACCAAAGATGGCCGCGATCGCAGTCTGGATTACAAAATTACCGGCTTCAATGTCCCGCGCGATTCCTGGGATGCACAGGTGTTAGAGGCTATCGCCCCAGGCGAAGATGAAATCGTTCTGCCCAAAAGCTCCTCCAGCGTGTTCATCTCCACCAATATTGATTATGTGCTGCGCAACCTCGGCACCCGTTATCTGGTGATT
The window above is part of the Pantoea cypripedii genome. Proteins encoded here:
- a CDS encoding glutamine synthetase family protein; this encodes MDKVAAVENNQSIDSQCESLIASGVATLFATLVDSAGVIRGKSIPATRLKTISQSGVGASPSWALFCADNAIAWIPAFSAVGDDRLRADLSALVKLKDGFCWAPVDVFEQEGERAAWCSRHFLRSQVEALQTAGIETLAAGELEFYLLPEESDASAGHWHAYGMGALLDKEAVVNDIVNSLGEAGVGLEQFHAEYGTAQYELSLAPADPVTAIDRLVLTRILLGRIARKHKLRISFSPKPFEGGAGNGAHLHFSFTRQGKPLLAGGEGAYGITAEGGSLIAGIVHYLPEMVALLAPSVLSADRLQPGHWSGAYACWGLENREAAVRYCAANPANPYGAHLEVKCIDPSANPYIACGAVLGMALAGHTQSMPLPEATQSAPADFSEQQRSEKQIKRLIYSQADALTRLEQSELAQALFRPELLGALIAVRRHEHDSYGHLPLKTTTEKFRFAWSV
- a CDS encoding MurR/RpiR family transcriptional regulator, producing the protein MLAQQIKDSMAELSPAERKIARAMLADYPRAGLGTVQTLADQAGVSLPSVVRFARRMGFGGFVDFQQALRDEISEQAKGPLQRLDNWVTNESPSALIEAAIKSSVLAIQCSLRDIPEFEITEATRLIGAKEHHVMLGGGRISQSLAMYFGRNLQQVRRGVDVLSENHHDRIQQIIDASKNDVFVLFDFRRYQQDMYQLAQEIVARGATLIAVTDTQLSPIASLAKVVLPIHVETPWLFDGYSAGIVLIDTIIAAIMEHQGDKTVERLKQWEALGPLSLNAKSK
- a CDS encoding N-formylglutamate amidohydrolase, which encodes MTFPDEVTLDVSAPLLFPDEPAPFVIENRTGHSPFLILCDHGGKRIPRRLGDLGLPQSEIDRHIGWDIGVLAVSRHLSQLLNAPLVHQIYSRLVIDCNRNPGIPSSIPTISEATLVPGNITLSQHDRDQRQTEIFAPYHAAIREILAERKALGIPTCLLAMHSFTPVFHGEQRPWEIGVLYQHKADYALAILEQLQQSQRWTVGDNQPYSVSDETDYAVPQHAVKNDLHYVEIELRQDLISQPAGQQMWAEDLAPIFTQCWEDIVSQQFKKEA
- a CDS encoding GAF domain-containing protein, which translates into the protein MYEDTHSVAVPDHASAITSIVQRYYPQAQVNVSHSARRYDDALKDADENIDERNESYILSHQILSREIIIEAVCLYIDSLKINIKNIDNEPENGYVHALINDIKVYFLSGVIKYQNFMFRKVSDNTWHLASGLSHEVILQHVIEGALKTIPHSDAAIFRIYDQEKNLLIPVAMLGFENNYYEYAVTPQQSISGKAFESRSSILVNSREEILNSFTEHSTVRESIMKNNPIANALLCVPVLDQQTCYGTLTILSLKRHSVFNSLAVSLLETFASQVALAWRNARLYDEKAASLREVEMLKSQLEKQNRLLKVSVDLHADMINLSTKFNRLDEFIEQLSARVNSAMSYIDILGHRYFNARSQHYSWDTLSQLHKAHDNTSNVITEGECLIYPLINDDFLVGFIIINGYDIDELNAVIAARIRDFVVMEIMKRTSAVIITHKKIAFIFQEIIRYGLSARHERSLLDNGFHFKNWIMCIRLSPFNTELNDLAFITIKNHLVGKTGLNHSAFYVENNEVVIFHAENTNGKLNILEEKIREDHYLQHNFQVGLSPITTKENIVISHQQAGTALDVLKTRQRPGILNFSNTGIERLFTKHNSEELKTFISDILSPVLDTGDKGAVLIATLQSYLKNSQSTVLTAKELNIHINTLYQRLRKFETLTNLSLTNPDDFLMISLSCHMNRIYS
- a CDS encoding APC family permease, encoding MNNAPNKKRNLKLWEALALSLGMVGPTLAMSGNAQGLIDSVGKALPIVFVLGLVGIALIAYGFIRLTRFYNHAGSAYGLVGKTIGPRAGFFSGFAIMGTYLFFSIATLAALGAFTNAFLQALFPASHIEIPWIVTAAVGVIFSWILNSRDGQTVARVLMVIEGVGIVLMLVLAAVIIIHQPATTEQHASLFSLNGVSFQAVMAAVVAAFLSWAGFEACATLGEETENPQRNIPLALLGSIVLTGILFVGMMYVQTLGFGTSESGLNAFKNSANSLGTLSQTYVGTVFSLCMLFTAMMSAFAANLSAAATSSRLLFALARDGFGHSCFAEVSAKTHQPRNALTLVLVVSLLVDVAAWLTGKPSMGTGNSAIDAYFYFAVIGSVCLMITYLMIELGVINFITRMGQNIPKWELLLPVLGIVIMVVSLYYNVVGQEDLFSPALVAFYWCIAGLIIIISAPRLVRNIGLSLSEEFSAPAEPLTTAIAQKESV
- a CDS encoding aspartate aminotransferase family protein, encoding MSQAIFPPEAEALYQRDAQSIAGIEKLRFFPLTVSSGEGCWLTEVGGRKLLDLSATWTACGLGHGHRKITEAMMKAAQTPAGAGGLSAVHPDSVGLAEDLLAITPGKGDRCVYLGHAGSDANDVALRACRLASGKRKVVAFAHGYHGGIGLAMKVSGVHISAGSAADPDLYLATYPNPFRPHIAGKDPVKASVEASLLEVQAQLEQGDVACVIVEPILSDGGMVVPPAGFLAGLHQLCINAGVPLICDEVKMGLGRPGLLHAFQHENIAPEIVTFGKVLGGGLPLSATVGPKEILGGPAAHALLTTAGNPICTAVGRAVLNVLETEELPQRAAQSGQYFMQMLRDLAKGLPVIGDVRGHGLAIGVELVAADGSQRPDRILAQKVVYQAWKEGLVVYYVGGNVLEITPPLIITTEEMDYAIEKLALAIRKAPQVTDAEIKAYAGW
- a CDS encoding isochorismatase family cysteine hydrolase translates to MFNPTSRDIAIEKASATLLFIDVQNYNARRDGGEYVGMSAAQQNEQFGYFFDIIERETLGNMQKIQAACRAEKIEVMYTVIESLTKDGRDRSLDYKITGFNVPRDSWDAQVLEAIAPGEDEIVLPKSSSSVFISTNIDYVLRNLGTRYLVIAGFLTDQCIESAVRDACDLGYLVTLVTDACATLSPERQQNSLTAIKGYCRQITTEEFLSELSA